A genomic region of Photobacterium swingsii contains the following coding sequences:
- the metH gene encoding methionine synthase, with amino-acid sequence MVAKGKGILEQRLAQQILIIDGGMGTMIQGYKLDEEDYRGERFRDWHSDLKGNNDLLVLTQPQLIKDIHLAYLDAGADILETNTFNATTIAMADYDMESLSAEINYEAAKLARQAADEWTAKTPDKPRFVAGVLGPTNRTCSISPDVNDPGYRNVTFDQLVEAYAESTRALIAGGADIILVETIFDTLNAKACTFAVETVFEEDGIQLPVMISGTITDASGRTLSGQTTEAFYNSLRHVKPISFGLNCALGPDELREYVNELSRISECAVSAHPNAGLPNAFGEYDLSPEEMAEHIQEWAQSGFLNLVGGCCGTTPEHIRKMYEVTRDLQPRQLPDIPIACRLSGLEPLTIDADTLFINVGERTNVTGSARFKRLIKEELYDEALEVARQQVEAGAQIIDINMDEGMLDAEAAMVRFLNLCATEPEISKVPIMVDSSKWEVIEAGLKCVQGKPIVNSISLKEGKDKFIEQAKLLRRYGAAVIVMAFDEVGQADTRERKVEICTNAYRVLVDEVGFPPEDIIFDPNIFAVATGIEEHDNYAVDFIEAVGDIKRTLPYAMISGGVSNVSFSFRGNNAVREAIHAVFLYHCFKQGMDMGIVNAGQLAIYDDLPDELREAVEDVVLNRRSDSTERLLDISAKYRDSGKVEEDRSAQEWRGWPVEKRLEHALVKGITEFIVEDTEEARAKASKPLEVIEGPLMSGMNVVGDLFGEGKMFLPQVVKSARVMKQAVAYLEPYINAEKQAGQSNGKILLATVKGDVHDIGKNIVGVVLQCNNYEIIDLGVMVPCDKILKVAKEENVDIIGLSGLITPSLDEMVHVAKEMERQGFELPLLIGGATTSKAHTAVKIEQNYHAPVVYVSNASRAVGVCSALLSDEQRPAFVERLDKEYDVVRDQHSRKKPRTAPVTLEQARDNRVDIDWTTYTPPVPVKPGVHVFKDFPISELRRYIDWTPFFMTWSLSGKYPTILRHEVVGEEAQRLFDDANALLDEIEAKGTIKANGVCGLFPANNIGDDIEVYTDNTRSNVLTVLHGLRQQTQKTKGANYCLSDYIAPKASGQPDWIGAFAVTGGIGEYDIAEQFKEAGDDYNAIMIQAVADRLAEAFAECLHEKVRKDLWGFAPEEALENDDLIREKYQGIRPAPGYPACPEHTEKGTIWSLLEPEANAGMTLTESYAMWPGAAVSGWYFSHPESRYFAVAQIQQDQVEDYAQRKGWTLEEAEKWLGPNL; translated from the coding sequence ATAGTGGCTAAGGGCAAAGGAATACTAGAACAAAGGTTAGCACAACAGATCCTCATTATTGATGGTGGCATGGGCACCATGATTCAGGGGTATAAGTTAGACGAAGAAGATTACCGTGGTGAGCGCTTTCGTGATTGGCACTCCGACCTAAAAGGTAATAATGATCTTCTTGTCCTAACACAACCGCAGCTTATTAAAGATATCCATCTTGCTTATTTAGATGCTGGCGCAGACATCCTAGAAACAAACACCTTTAATGCCACCACTATTGCGATGGCTGATTACGATATGGAGAGCTTGAGCGCAGAGATCAATTACGAAGCTGCTAAGCTCGCTCGCCAGGCTGCTGACGAATGGACAGCAAAAACACCGGATAAACCTCGATTTGTTGCTGGTGTTTTAGGCCCGACAAACCGAACTTGTTCGATTTCCCCTGATGTTAATGATCCCGGCTATCGTAATGTTACTTTTGATCAGTTAGTTGAGGCTTATGCTGAGTCGACGCGCGCCCTTATTGCGGGCGGTGCTGACATTATTTTGGTCGAGACTATCTTTGATACCTTAAATGCGAAGGCCTGCACATTTGCGGTTGAAACCGTATTTGAAGAAGATGGGATCCAGTTGCCTGTGATGATCTCTGGCACCATCACAGATGCATCTGGCCGTACGCTTTCAGGCCAGACGACAGAGGCTTTTTATAATTCACTGCGCCATGTTAAGCCTATCTCATTTGGCCTTAACTGTGCGTTAGGGCCAGATGAACTGCGCGAGTACGTTAACGAACTCTCGCGTATCTCAGAATGTGCCGTCTCTGCTCATCCTAATGCCGGTTTACCCAATGCCTTTGGTGAATATGACTTAAGCCCTGAAGAGATGGCTGAACATATTCAAGAGTGGGCGCAAAGCGGTTTCTTAAACCTTGTTGGCGGCTGCTGTGGTACGACACCAGAACATATCCGTAAAATGTATGAGGTCACCCGTGATCTTCAGCCTCGCCAATTGCCTGACATTCCCATCGCGTGCCGTTTATCTGGCTTAGAGCCTCTCACTATTGATGCTGATACTTTATTCATTAATGTCGGTGAGCGGACCAATGTAACGGGCTCTGCGCGTTTTAAGCGTTTGATTAAAGAAGAACTGTACGATGAGGCGCTAGAAGTTGCACGGCAACAAGTTGAAGCGGGAGCGCAAATCATCGATATCAATATGGATGAGGGGATGCTGGATGCGGAAGCGGCGATGGTGCGCTTCTTAAATTTGTGTGCAACTGAACCTGAAATTTCCAAAGTGCCTATTATGGTCGACTCTTCTAAGTGGGAGGTGATAGAGGCTGGTCTAAAATGCGTGCAAGGCAAACCGATTGTTAACTCGATCTCTTTAAAAGAAGGGAAAGATAAATTTATTGAACAAGCCAAGCTGTTACGCCGGTATGGGGCTGCAGTGATTGTGATGGCGTTCGATGAAGTCGGTCAGGCGGATACTCGAGAACGTAAAGTTGAAATTTGTACTAATGCCTATCGGGTTTTAGTGGATGAAGTCGGTTTTCCGCCTGAAGACATTATTTTTGACCCCAATATCTTTGCTGTCGCGACAGGTATCGAAGAGCACGATAATTACGCAGTCGACTTTATTGAGGCGGTCGGTGATATTAAACGCACGCTACCTTACGCCATGATTTCAGGTGGTGTTTCTAACGTCTCTTTCTCTTTCCGTGGCAATAATGCAGTGCGTGAGGCTATCCACGCTGTCTTCCTTTATCACTGTTTTAAGCAAGGCATGGATATGGGGATCGTCAATGCTGGGCAGCTGGCTATTTATGATGATTTACCCGATGAACTGCGCGAAGCTGTGGAAGATGTGGTACTGAATCGCCGTTCAGATAGTACTGAAAGGTTATTAGATATTTCTGCTAAATACCGTGATAGCGGTAAAGTGGAAGAAGATCGCAGTGCACAAGAGTGGCGTGGATGGCCTGTTGAGAAACGCCTTGAGCATGCGTTAGTTAAAGGCATTACAGAGTTTATCGTTGAAGATACTGAAGAAGCGCGCGCCAAAGCGAGTAAGCCACTTGAGGTGATTGAAGGTCCACTAATGTCTGGCATGAATGTGGTCGGTGATCTCTTCGGCGAAGGGAAAATGTTTCTGCCACAAGTGGTTAAATCTGCACGGGTAATGAAACAAGCGGTTGCCTATTTAGAGCCTTATATTAATGCTGAAAAACAAGCAGGGCAGAGTAACGGTAAAATCTTACTGGCGACCGTTAAAGGCGATGTCCATGATATCGGTAAAAATATTGTTGGGGTCGTCTTACAGTGTAATAACTATGAGATCATCGACCTCGGTGTCATGGTGCCATGTGACAAAATCCTTAAAGTCGCCAAAGAAGAAAACGTTGATATTATTGGTTTGAGTGGCTTGATCACCCCATCGCTTGATGAAATGGTGCATGTTGCCAAAGAGATGGAGCGACAAGGTTTTGAGTTACCACTTTTGATTGGTGGTGCCACCACCTCAAAAGCGCATACAGCGGTTAAAATTGAGCAAAACTATCATGCGCCAGTGGTGTATGTTTCGAATGCCTCGCGCGCTGTCGGTGTATGTTCGGCGTTACTTTCTGATGAGCAGCGTCCCGCTTTTGTTGAGCGATTAGACAAAGAATACGATGTAGTACGTGATCAACACAGCCGTAAGAAGCCTCGCACCGCTCCAGTTACGCTTGAGCAAGCGCGGGATAACCGTGTCGATATAGATTGGACGACGTATACGCCACCAGTGCCCGTTAAACCGGGTGTGCATGTGTTTAAAGATTTCCCTATTTCTGAACTGCGTCGCTATATTGATTGGACGCCATTTTTTATGACTTGGTCGCTGAGTGGTAAATACCCGACGATTTTACGCCATGAAGTCGTCGGCGAAGAGGCGCAGCGCTTATTTGATGATGCTAATGCACTGCTGGATGAGATTGAGGCCAAAGGCACGATTAAAGCCAATGGTGTCTGTGGTTTATTCCCTGCGAATAATATTGGTGATGACATTGAAGTGTATACCGATAACACCCGTAGCAACGTATTAACTGTCTTGCATGGCCTACGCCAGCAGACGCAGAAAACGAAAGGGGCGAACTACTGTTTGTCGGATTACATTGCGCCTAAAGCAAGTGGTCAGCCTGATTGGATAGGAGCCTTTGCAGTGACGGGTGGGATTGGTGAATATGATATCGCAGAACAATTTAAAGAAGCGGGTGACGATTATAATGCCATCATGATCCAAGCTGTTGCGGATCGATTGGCTGAAGCGTTTGCTGAGTGCTTGCATGAAAAGGTACGTAAAGACCTTTGGGGGTTCGCCCCCGAGGAAGCGTTGGAAAATGACGATTTGATCCGGGAAAAATACCAAGGTATTCGTCCTGCTCCGGGTTATCCTGCTTGTCCTGAGCACACTGAAAAAGGTACGATTTGGTCGCTGCTTGAACCTGAAGCAAATGCAGGAATGACATTAACGGAAAGCTATGCCATGTGGCCTGGTGCCGCTGTATCGGGTTGGTATTTCTCTCACCCTGAATCGCGTTATTTTGCCGTTGCACAAATTCAGCAAGATCAAGTAGAAGATTATGCACAACGTAAAGGTTGGACGCTTGAAGAAGCAGAGAAATGGTTAGGGCCAAATCTTTAA
- the lysC gene encoding lysine-sensitive aspartokinase 3 — protein MQRSAQIVANSPATRLVLISACSGVTNLLVELSQGIADNTLRQQRLQTLHETHQSVLEQLQSPEAPAAAIQALLDNIAILSEQAIDHPSAAITDQLVANGELLSTHLFTQILQEQGIDAIRFDIRKVMRTDSQYGKAIPNPTAIRQLSNDHLRSQLQHHVIVSQGFIGSDENNHTTTLGRGGSDYSAALMAEAINATTLEIWTDVPGMYTTDPRIAAKAQPIKEISFSEASEMANFGAKILHPSTLVPAIRQQIPVFVGSSKAPEEGGTWIRQTVSDAPLFRALALRCNQTMVTLTSLNMFHAYGFLAEVFRILAEHKISVDLITTSEVSVSLTLDQTDTAGGAPTLPQAAIEALSEWCRVEVEQGLCLVALIGNQMSHTQGSVSQVFGSLEKYQLRMVCYGASPHNLCFLIDQDNAKPIVQQLHQQLFEKH, from the coding sequence ATGCAACGTAGTGCCCAGATTGTGGCAAATAGCCCCGCAACACGCTTAGTATTGATAAGTGCCTGCTCTGGGGTCACCAACTTACTGGTAGAGTTATCCCAAGGCATTGCTGATAACACACTACGTCAGCAACGCCTCCAAACCCTACACGAGACACACCAATCCGTGCTTGAGCAACTTCAATCACCAGAAGCCCCAGCTGCAGCTATCCAAGCTCTATTAGACAATATCGCGATACTTTCAGAGCAAGCCATTGATCACCCCAGTGCAGCAATTACCGACCAATTAGTGGCAAATGGTGAATTGCTCTCTACCCATTTATTTACACAAATCCTTCAAGAGCAAGGTATTGATGCGATTCGATTTGATATTCGCAAAGTCATGCGTACCGATAGCCAATATGGCAAAGCCATTCCCAACCCAACAGCAATTCGCCAGCTCAGTAACGATCATCTTCGCAGCCAATTACAGCATCATGTTATCGTCAGCCAAGGCTTTATTGGGTCAGACGAAAACAACCACACCACAACCCTAGGCCGTGGCGGCAGTGATTACAGTGCAGCATTAATGGCTGAAGCAATCAATGCAACGACGTTAGAAATTTGGACCGATGTCCCAGGCATGTACACCACAGATCCACGCATTGCCGCCAAGGCGCAACCCATAAAAGAAATCAGCTTTAGCGAAGCCTCTGAAATGGCAAATTTCGGTGCAAAAATTCTTCACCCCTCAACCTTAGTTCCTGCGATACGCCAACAAATTCCAGTCTTTGTTGGCTCTTCAAAAGCACCAGAGGAAGGGGGAACCTGGATTCGACAAACCGTTAGCGATGCCCCGCTTTTTCGAGCGCTAGCACTACGCTGCAACCAAACCATGGTGACACTCACGAGTCTGAATATGTTCCACGCTTATGGTTTTCTCGCTGAAGTATTTCGCATTTTGGCTGAGCATAAAATTTCGGTCGATTTAATTACCACATCAGAAGTCAGCGTTTCACTAACACTGGATCAAACCGATACCGCAGGTGGTGCACCGACTCTACCACAAGCGGCGATTGAAGCTCTGAGTGAATGGTGCAGAGTCGAAGTCGAGCAAGGTCTCTGCCTAGTCGCATTGATTGGTAATCAAATGAGCCATACTCAAGGTTCTGTGAGCCAAGTATTCGGCTCTCTCGAAAAATATCAGCTTCGTATGGTGTGCTATGGTGCGAGCCCCCACAACCTCTGCTTCTTAATCGATCAAGACAATGCAAAGCCTATCGTGCAACAGCTCCACCAGCAATTATTCGAAAAACATTAA